The following coding sequences lie in one Microvirga sp. 17 mud 1-3 genomic window:
- a CDS encoding MBL fold metallo-hydrolase, with protein sequence MSFVLTILGCGSSGGVPRVAVGWGACNPENPRNRRRRCSVLVEKRGSAGTTSVLVDTSPDLREQLLSAGVTRLDAVLITHEHADHTHGIDDLRPIVIAMRRRIPTYAGRVTGELLMSRFGYCFETPPGSGYPPILEARRLQDGRPVVIGGPGGEIEALPFRMVHGDIDALGFRFGDIAYAPDVSMMPEAAVERLYDLDVLILDALRYTPHPTHFSVPEALEFIERVRPKRAILTNLHTDLDYDDLHRMLPPHVEPAYDGLRIEAA encoded by the coding sequence ATGAGTTTCGTCCTGACGATCCTCGGCTGCGGGTCCTCCGGCGGTGTTCCGCGCGTGGCGGTCGGGTGGGGCGCCTGCAACCCCGAGAATCCGCGCAATCGGCGGCGGCGCTGCTCCGTCCTAGTGGAGAAGAGAGGGTCTGCCGGCACCACGAGCGTGCTTGTGGACACCTCGCCTGACCTCCGGGAGCAACTCCTGAGCGCCGGCGTCACGCGCCTCGACGCAGTGCTGATCACTCATGAGCATGCGGACCACACCCACGGCATCGACGACCTTCGTCCTATCGTGATCGCCATGCGCCGCCGAATTCCGACTTACGCGGGCCGGGTCACGGGCGAATTGCTGATGAGCCGCTTCGGTTATTGCTTCGAGACACCGCCCGGGAGCGGATACCCACCGATCCTGGAGGCGAGACGGCTCCAGGATGGGCGTCCGGTGGTCATCGGTGGGCCGGGCGGCGAGATCGAAGCTTTGCCGTTCCGGATGGTCCACGGTGATATCGATGCGCTCGGTTTCCGCTTCGGCGACATTGCCTATGCGCCGGACGTCAGCATGATGCCCGAGGCGGCCGTGGAGCGTCTCTACGATCTCGACGTGCTGATCCTTGATGCCTTGCGCTATACACCGCACCCGACCCATTTCTCGGTGCCCGAAGCGCTCGAGTTCATCGAACGCGTCCGCCCGAAACGGGCCATTCTGACCAATCTTCATACGGATCTGGACTACGACGACTTGCACCGCATGCTGCCCCCGCATGTGGAGCCAGCCTATGACGGCCTTCGGATCGAGGCTGCCTGA